The Syntrophorhabdaceae bacterium genome contains the following window.
ATTGCGTTGTTAACCTTTTTTGTTAACCTCGATACTTTCCGCGCAGCATTGTTTTTATGAATGACACCTTTTGATGCGGCTTTGTTTATTTGAGAAATGGCTTTGCCGAAGAGCACATCCAGGTTTTCCTTATTTTTTGTCTCTATCGCAGACAGTGTCTTTTTTATTTGAGTTTTCATTGTAGTTTTTACATGCGAATTTCTGAGCCTTTTCCCCTCAGATTGTTTTGCTCTTTTTATCGCCGATTTATTTTTTCTCAAGAACAGCCCTCCTCTTAATCGTTTGTCTTTTTTATCATTCATTCCCCATGAATGTCAAATGTTTCATGGGCAAACCTCGCCGGTACCGGCTATTG
Protein-coding sequences here:
- the rpsT gene encoding 30S ribosomal protein S20, which encodes MNDKKDKRLRGGLFLRKNKSAIKRAKQSEGKRLRNSHVKTTMKTQIKKTLSAIETKNKENLDVLFGKAISQINKAASKGVIHKNNAARKVSRLTKKVNNAMQTKG